A portion of the Ficedula albicollis isolate OC2 chromosome 4, FicAlb1.5, whole genome shotgun sequence genome contains these proteins:
- the IBSP gene encoding bone sialoprotein 2, translating to MRSVLVLVCLLGMACAFSVKSWLRRPKWDNSEENAVFKSRHRHYLYRYIYVYPPQRRYQGSDSSEEEGDGSEEEEGGEPFYAGTKAAGHPAGAAPGDCQDALGGYVSSPQQGKDCQGTLKGIRQRIASKGEDSENEDSDENEEEEEEEEEEEVDENENGVNGTSTNTTEGIGPHGNGTVAAEEGTGEAEEEEEEEEEEEEEEEEEEEEETEATTIPSTTNDEGLTQATTMDDGGPTDATTDATTDATTAGELWEYDVTAREHSRGEEGTTEPGYEEQDEYARGDSYRAYEDEYGYYKGHGYDVYGQDYYYSQ from the exons ATGAGGAGTGTCCTGGTGCTGGTCTGCCTGCTGGGCATGGCGTGTGCCTTCTCG GTCAAGAGCTGGCTGCGGCGACCCAAGTGGGACAACTCGGAAGAGAACGCG GTTTTCAAGAGCCGGCACCGGCATTACCTGTACAGGTACATCTACGTGTATCCCCCGCAGCGACGGTACCAG GGCAGTGACTCATCCGAGGAAGAGGGGGATGGCtcggaggaggaggaagggggg GAGCCATTTTATGCTGGCACCAAGGCAGCTGGacaccctgctggagcagctcctggggactgCCAGGATGCACTGGGAGGATATGTCTCATCCCCCCAGCAG ggcaAGGACTGCCAAGGCACCCTGAAAGGGATCAGGCAGAGGATTGCCAGCAAGGGGGAGGACTCTGAAAATGAAGACAGTGATGAgaatgaggaggaagaggaggaagaggaggaagaagaagtaGATGAGAATGAGAATGGTGTCAATGGCACAAGCACCAATACCACAGAGGGTATTGGACCTCATGGCAACGGCACTGTGGCAGCTGAGGAGGGCACTGGTgaagctgaggaagaggaggaggaagaagaagaagaggaagaggaggaggaggaggaggaggaggaggaaaccGAAGCCACCACCATCCCAAGCACCACCAACGACGAGGGTCTGACCCAGGCGACAACTATGGATGATGGGGGACCCACAGACGCCACCACAGACGCCACCACAGATGCCACCACGgctggggagctgtgggagtACGATGTGACAGCCAGGGAGCACAGCCGGGGCGAGGAGGGCACCACCGAGCCGGGGTACGAGGAGCAGGACGAGTACGCCCGCGGGGACAGCTACCGCGCCTACGAGGATGAGTACGGCTACTACAAAGGGCACGGGTACGACGTGTATGGCCAGGATTACTACTACAGCCAGTGA